From the Brevibacillus choshinensis genome, one window contains:
- a CDS encoding M20 metallopeptidase family protein produces MLNDLFTKLEMLYPELVRIRRDLHMYPELSYQEVATPQKVAQYLQALGLEVRTEVGGRGVVGLLRGGKPGKTIALRADFDALPIQDEKKVEYKSRISGVMHACGHDIHTAALLGVAHVLSERKEEIAGNVVFIHQFAEEKPPGGAIAMIEDGCLDGVDEIYGAHVWSSEPFGTIGVTDGYAMASGDGFDIEISGRGGHGAQPHLTIDPLVVGCQLVVNLQQIVSRRVNPIDAAVLSVGSIHSGFAANVIPDSCSINGTVRMFNPEVRQFIEQQVRQITQATCEAAGAVGTVHYRSGYNAVWNHPEQTKSIRHLAQQLVGEENVKQLTPSMAGEDFSNYLDKVPGTFFFVGGGNPAIGAEYPHHHPMFDADERAMLLIGKVFLSAVVARGATDNVRVTLESSATQA; encoded by the coding sequence ATGCTGAATGACTTGTTCACAAAGCTGGAGATGCTCTATCCGGAATTGGTGAGAATTCGTCGTGATCTCCACATGTATCCTGAGCTTTCCTATCAAGAAGTGGCGACGCCGCAGAAGGTAGCACAATATTTGCAAGCACTTGGCTTGGAAGTCCGGACAGAAGTAGGAGGCCGCGGTGTGGTTGGGCTCTTGCGTGGCGGAAAGCCAGGTAAGACGATTGCTTTGCGTGCAGACTTCGATGCACTTCCCATTCAAGATGAGAAAAAAGTTGAGTACAAATCACGGATTTCCGGTGTCATGCACGCATGCGGCCATGATATCCACACGGCAGCCTTGCTCGGAGTCGCTCATGTGTTGAGTGAGCGAAAAGAGGAGATCGCGGGTAACGTCGTCTTCATCCATCAGTTTGCGGAAGAGAAGCCTCCAGGAGGCGCGATAGCCATGATTGAGGACGGGTGCCTAGATGGTGTGGATGAGATCTATGGCGCTCATGTCTGGTCCTCCGAGCCATTTGGTACGATTGGTGTGACAGATGGGTATGCCATGGCATCCGGTGATGGGTTTGACATCGAAATTTCGGGAAGAGGCGGACATGGTGCTCAACCGCATTTGACGATCGATCCTCTCGTGGTAGGCTGCCAGCTAGTAGTGAACTTGCAGCAAATTGTCAGTCGTCGAGTCAATCCGATTGATGCAGCTGTTTTATCCGTTGGGTCCATCCATAGCGGATTTGCAGCCAACGTCATTCCAGACTCCTGCAGTATCAATGGGACTGTTCGTATGTTCAATCCAGAGGTACGACAATTTATCGAACAGCAGGTCCGGCAGATCACGCAGGCGACATGCGAAGCCGCTGGTGCTGTCGGCACGGTTCACTATCGTTCAGGGTATAATGCCGTATGGAATCATCCGGAACAGACCAAGAGTATTCGTCACCTGGCACAACAGCTGGTTGGAGAAGAAAATGTAAAGCAATTGACTCCGAGTATGGCAGGGGAGGATTTCTCCAACTACCTGGATAAGGTACCGGGAACGTTCTTCTTTGTCGGAGGAGGCAATCCCGCTATAGGGGCAGAATATCCCCACCATCACCCCATGTTTGATGCGGATGAGCGAGCGATGCTCTTGATCGGTAAAGTATTTCTTTCGGCGGTAGTAGCTAGAGGGGCGACCGATAACGTCCGTGTTACCCTCGAGTCTTCAGCCACACAGGCGTAA
- the msrA gene encoding peptide-methionine (S)-S-oxide reductase MsrA: MSSETSAYQIATFAGGCFWCMVSPFDKMPGIIKVVSGYTGGHVENPTYEEVCSDTTGHYEAVQITYDPAVFSYEQLVQLFWQQIDPTDAGGQFGDRGQSYAPVIFYHDEEQQRIAQESKQRLDESGRFQKPIVVEILPAKTFYPAEEYHQDYYKKNPMRYQYYRSASGRAKFTKEAWRDRDKLEELKQRLTPMQYEVTQNSGTERPFTNEFWNHKEEGIYVDIVSNEPLFSSLDKFDSNCGWPSFTQPIHEERVTEHVDLTHNMIRTEVRSKEADSHLGHVFEDGPGENGLRYCINSAALRFIPKDKLDEEGFGEYKRLFEK; the protein is encoded by the coding sequence ATGAGTAGCGAAACCAGCGCATATCAGATTGCAACCTTTGCAGGCGGATGCTTTTGGTGCATGGTAAGCCCTTTTGATAAAATGCCAGGCATTATCAAAGTCGTTTCTGGCTATACAGGCGGACACGTAGAAAATCCAACGTACGAGGAAGTATGCTCGGATACGACTGGACACTACGAGGCCGTGCAGATTACATATGATCCTGCGGTCTTCTCTTACGAACAGCTGGTGCAATTATTTTGGCAACAAATCGACCCGACTGACGCAGGTGGTCAATTTGGAGATCGCGGGCAATCCTATGCTCCTGTCATTTTTTATCATGACGAAGAGCAACAACGTATCGCCCAAGAATCCAAACAGCGCTTAGATGAGAGTGGGCGCTTTCAAAAGCCGATTGTAGTCGAGATCCTGCCAGCGAAGACATTTTATCCAGCTGAGGAGTACCATCAGGATTACTACAAAAAGAATCCGATGCGTTATCAATACTACCGATCAGCATCCGGACGTGCGAAATTTACCAAAGAAGCATGGCGAGACCGCGATAAACTAGAAGAGTTGAAACAGCGCCTGACTCCTATGCAGTATGAAGTCACGCAAAATAGCGGGACAGAGCGCCCATTCACGAACGAGTTTTGGAACCACAAGGAAGAGGGAATTTACGTCGACATCGTCTCAAATGAACCTCTCTTTAGCTCGTTGGACAAATTTGATTCCAATTGCGGCTGGCCCTCTTTCACCCAACCCATTCATGAAGAAAGGGTCACGGAACATGTCGATCTCACGCACAATATGATTCGTACCGAGGTTCGCAGCAAGGAAGCAGATTCCCATCTCGGCCATGTATTTGAGGACGGTCCAGGAGAAAATGGTCTCCGTTACTGCATCAACTCGGCAGCTCTGCGCTTTATTCCAAAAGACAAGCTGGATGAGGAAGGCTTTGGGGAGTACAAACGCTTATTTGAGAAGTAA